One part of the Streptomyces lienomycini genome encodes these proteins:
- a CDS encoding LysR family transcriptional regulator: protein MQLQQLQYFVAVAETRHFTRAAEVVHVAQPSLSQQIKALERELGADLFQRARGNITLTDAGEALLPLARRILADADTARHEVLELAQLRRGRVRLGATPSLCTGLLPDVLRAFHDRYPGIRLLIEEGGSHDLVRELARGALDLALVVLPLPTASPALTTVELLREDLVVVSSPESPRPGGGRRAVRIADLEGERLVMFRHGYDLRELTVAACRSAGFEPDFAVEGGEMDAVLGFVRAGLGMAVVPRMVAARSGRGLRVTPLARPGLHRTIALAHRSDVAPPRAARELQRMLLER from the coding sequence ATGCAGCTGCAACAGCTCCAGTACTTCGTGGCCGTCGCCGAGACCCGGCACTTCACCCGGGCCGCCGAGGTGGTGCACGTGGCGCAGCCGTCGCTGTCGCAGCAGATCAAGGCGCTGGAGCGGGAGCTGGGCGCCGACCTGTTCCAGCGGGCGCGCGGGAACATCACCCTCACCGACGCCGGGGAGGCGCTGCTGCCGCTGGCCCGGCGCATCCTGGCGGACGCGGACACCGCGCGGCACGAGGTGCTGGAGCTGGCGCAGCTGCGGCGCGGCCGGGTCCGGCTGGGCGCCACCCCGAGCCTGTGCACCGGCCTGCTCCCCGACGTGCTGCGCGCCTTCCACGACCGCTATCCCGGCATCCGGCTGCTGATCGAGGAGGGCGGTTCGCACGACCTGGTGCGGGAGCTGGCGCGCGGCGCGCTCGACCTCGCCCTGGTCGTGCTGCCGCTGCCCACCGCGTCACCGGCGCTGACCACGGTGGAGCTGCTGCGGGAGGACCTGGTGGTGGTGTCGTCCCCGGAGTCGCCCCGGCCGGGCGGCGGGCGCCGTGCCGTGCGCATCGCGGACCTGGAGGGCGAGCGCCTGGTGATGTTCCGGCACGGCTACGACCTGCGGGAGCTGACCGTGGCGGCGTGCCGATCGGCCGGGTTCGAGCCGGACTTCGCGGTCGAGGGCGGGGAGATGGACGCGGTGCTGGGCTTCGTCCGGGCGGGTCTGGGCATGGCGGTCGTCCCCCGGATGGTGGCGGCCCGCTCCGGACGCGGACTGCGGGTGACCCCGCTGGCCCGTCCCGGCCTGCACCGCACCATCGCCCTGGCCCACCGCAGCGACGTGGCCCCGCCGCGGGCGGCACGGGAGTTGCAGCGGATGCTGCTGGAGCGGTGA
- a CDS encoding succinate dehydrogenase has product MARTVWDSTVGKKTVMAISGLVMLLYLVAHMIGNLKIFFGTEEFNHYAHWLRTVGEPFMHYEWTLWLIRVVLVVAVVAHAVCAYQLSRRDIRARPSKYVHTRKRASYATRTMRWGGTILGLFIVWHILDLTTGTVHSGGFETGKPYQNVVDTFSTWYGNTIYIVAMLALGLHIRHGFWSAAQTLGAGSRTRDRALKTVANVLALLLTAGFVAVPVGVMTGVVS; this is encoded by the coding sequence ATGGCGCGCACCGTGTGGGACTCGACCGTCGGCAAGAAGACGGTGATGGCGATCAGCGGTCTCGTCATGCTCCTCTACCTGGTCGCCCACATGATCGGGAACCTGAAGATCTTCTTCGGGACCGAGGAGTTCAACCACTACGCCCACTGGCTGCGCACGGTCGGCGAACCGTTCATGCACTACGAGTGGACGCTCTGGCTGATCCGCGTCGTGCTCGTCGTCGCCGTCGTCGCCCACGCCGTCTGCGCGTACCAGCTCAGCCGCCGCGACATCAGGGCGCGGCCCAGCAAGTACGTGCACACGAGGAAGCGGGCCAGTTACGCCACGCGCACCATGCGCTGGGGCGGGACCATCCTCGGCCTGTTCATCGTCTGGCACATCCTCGACCTGACCACCGGCACGGTGCACTCCGGCGGCTTCGAGACCGGCAAGCCCTACCAGAACGTCGTGGACACCTTCTCCACCTGGTACGGCAACACCATCTACATCGTCGCGATGCTCGCCCTCGGCCTGCACATCCGGCACGGCTTCTGGAGCGCCGCCCAGACCCTCGGCGCCGGCAGCCGTACCCGCGACCGCGCCCTGAAGACCGTCGCGAACGTCCTCGCGCTGCTGCTCACGGCCGGCTTCGTCGCCGTACCCGTGGGCGTCATGACCGGAGTGGTGAGCTGA
- a CDS encoding fumarate reductase/succinate dehydrogenase flavoprotein subunit, whose amino-acid sequence MTTYADYTTGEPVADTKAPAGPVNERWDTRRFEAKLVNPANRRGKTVIVVGTGLAGGSAGATLAEQGYHVVQFCYQDSPRRAHSIAAQGGINAAKNYRNDGDSIHRLFYDTVKGGDFRSRESNVHRLAQVSVEIIDQCVAQGVPFAREYGGLLDTRSFGGVQVSRTFYARGQTGQQLLLGAYQALSRQIAAGNVEMHPRTEMLDLIVVDGRARGIVARDLITGRIDTYYADAVVLASGGYGNVFYLSTNAMNSNATAIWRAHRRGAWFANPCFTQIHPTCIPRTGDHQSKLTLMSESLRNDGRIWVPRAKGDDRPANEIPEDERDYYLERVYPSFGNLVPRDIASRAAKNVCDEGRGVGPGGQGVYLDFADAIERMGRAAVEAKYGNLFDMYQRITDEDPYRVPMRIYPAVHYTMGGLWVDYDLQTTVPGLFAVGEANFSDHGANRLGASALMQGLADGYFVLPATINDYLARNPHKDDVDDDHPVVQEVLAETEDRLNLLLSVDGDRTPDSFHRELGELMWEFCGMARTGSGLRKALERIPQIRDEFWRRIKVPGTGEEFNQSLEKANRIVDYLELAELMCLDALHRAESCGGHFREESQTPDGEAARRDDEFGYAAAWEFTGTGDAPTLHKEDLVFEYVHPTQRSYA is encoded by the coding sequence ATGACAACCTACGCCGACTACACGACCGGTGAGCCGGTCGCCGACACCAAGGCCCCCGCCGGACCGGTCAACGAGCGCTGGGACACGCGCCGTTTCGAGGCGAAGCTGGTCAACCCCGCCAACCGGCGCGGGAAGACCGTCATCGTCGTCGGCACCGGACTCGCGGGCGGCTCCGCCGGCGCCACCCTCGCCGAACAGGGCTACCACGTCGTCCAGTTCTGCTACCAGGACTCCCCGCGCCGTGCCCACTCCATCGCCGCGCAGGGCGGCATCAACGCGGCGAAGAACTACCGCAACGACGGCGACTCGATCCACCGCCTGTTCTACGACACCGTCAAGGGCGGCGACTTCCGCTCCCGCGAGTCCAACGTGCACCGGCTCGCGCAGGTCTCCGTCGAGATCATCGACCAGTGCGTGGCCCAGGGCGTGCCCTTCGCCCGCGAGTACGGCGGCCTGCTCGACACCCGCTCCTTCGGCGGCGTCCAGGTCTCCCGCACCTTCTACGCCCGCGGCCAGACGGGCCAGCAGCTGCTCCTCGGCGCCTACCAGGCGCTCAGCAGGCAGATCGCGGCCGGCAACGTCGAGATGCACCCGCGCACCGAGATGCTCGACCTGATCGTCGTCGACGGCCGGGCCCGCGGCATCGTCGCCCGGGACCTGATCACGGGCCGGATCGACACCTACTACGCGGACGCCGTGGTGCTCGCCTCCGGCGGCTACGGCAACGTCTTCTACCTCTCCACCAACGCCATGAACTCCAACGCGACCGCGATCTGGCGGGCCCACCGCCGCGGCGCCTGGTTCGCCAACCCCTGCTTCACGCAGATCCACCCGACCTGCATCCCGCGCACCGGCGACCACCAGTCGAAGCTGACCCTGATGAGCGAGTCGCTGCGCAACGACGGCCGGATCTGGGTGCCCAGGGCCAAGGGCGACGACCGGCCCGCGAACGAGATCCCCGAGGACGAGCGCGACTACTACCTGGAGCGCGTCTACCCGTCCTTCGGCAACCTCGTCCCCCGCGACATCGCCTCCCGCGCCGCGAAGAACGTCTGCGACGAGGGCAGGGGGGTGGGCCCCGGCGGCCAGGGCGTCTACCTGGACTTCGCCGACGCCATCGAGCGGATGGGCCGGGCGGCCGTCGAGGCCAAGTACGGCAACCTCTTCGACATGTACCAGCGGATCACCGACGAGGACCCCTACCGGGTGCCGATGCGGATCTACCCCGCCGTGCACTACACGATGGGCGGACTGTGGGTCGACTACGACCTCCAGACCACCGTCCCCGGCCTGTTCGCCGTCGGAGAGGCCAACTTCTCCGACCACGGCGCCAACCGGCTCGGCGCCTCCGCGCTGATGCAGGGCCTGGCCGACGGCTACTTCGTCCTCCCGGCCACCATCAACGACTACCTCGCCCGCAACCCCCACAAGGACGACGTGGACGACGACCACCCGGTGGTGCAGGAGGTGCTGGCCGAGACCGAGGACCGGCTCAACCTGCTGCTGTCCGTGGACGGCGACCGCACCCCCGACTCCTTCCACCGCGAACTCGGCGAGCTGATGTGGGAGTTCTGCGGCATGGCCCGCACCGGCTCCGGACTGCGCAAGGCGTTGGAGCGCATCCCGCAGATCCGCGACGAGTTCTGGCGGCGCATCAAGGTCCCCGGCACCGGCGAGGAGTTCAACCAGTCGCTGGAGAAGGCCAACCGCATCGTCGACTACCTGGAACTCGCCGAGCTGATGTGCCTCGACGCACTGCACCGCGCCGAGTCCTGCGGCGGCCACTTCCGCGAGGAGTCCCAGACCCCCGACGGCGAGGCGGCCCGCCGGGACGACGAGTTCGGCTACGCCGCCGCCTGGGAGTTCACCGGCACCGGCGACGCCCCCACCCTGCACAAGGAAGACCTGGTCTTCGAGTACGTCCACCCCACCCAGCGGAGCTACGCATGA
- a CDS encoding succinate dehydrogenase/fumarate reductase iron-sulfur subunit, whose translation MKLTLRVWRQKNAGADGAMSTYEVDGISSDMSFLEMLDTLNEELILKGEDPVAFDHDCREGICGACSLVINGDAHGPERTTTCQLHMRSFRDGDTIDIEPWRASAFPVVKDLVVDRSAFDRIIQAGGYVTAPTGAAPEAHATAVPKPDADLAFEHAECIGCGACVAACPNGAAMLFTSAKVNHLNVLPQGAPERETRVLDMVAQMDDEGFGGCTLTGECATACPKGIPLVSITSMNKEWLRATRKVARK comes from the coding sequence ATGAAGCTCACCCTGCGCGTCTGGCGGCAGAAGAACGCCGGCGCCGACGGCGCCATGTCCACGTACGAGGTGGACGGAATCTCCAGCGACATGTCCTTCCTGGAGATGCTCGACACCCTCAACGAGGAGCTCATCCTCAAGGGCGAGGACCCCGTCGCCTTCGACCACGACTGCCGCGAGGGCATCTGCGGCGCCTGCTCGCTGGTCATCAACGGCGACGCCCACGGCCCCGAGCGCACCACCACCTGCCAGCTGCACATGCGGTCCTTCCGGGACGGCGACACCATCGACATCGAGCCGTGGCGGGCATCCGCCTTCCCGGTCGTCAAGGACCTCGTCGTCGACCGCTCGGCCTTCGACCGGATCATCCAGGCCGGCGGCTACGTCACCGCTCCCACCGGCGCGGCGCCCGAGGCGCACGCCACCGCGGTGCCCAAGCCCGACGCGGACCTCGCCTTCGAGCACGCGGAGTGCATCGGCTGCGGCGCGTGCGTGGCGGCCTGCCCCAACGGGGCGGCGATGCTGTTCACGTCCGCGAAGGTGAACCACCTGAACGTCCTGCCGCAGGGGGCGCCCGAGCGCGAGACGCGGGTCCTCGACATGGTGGCGCAGATGGACGACGAGGGCTTCGGCGGCTGCACGCTCACCGGCGAGTGCGCGACGGCCTGCCCCAAGGGCATCCCGCTGGTGTCCATCACCAGCATGAACAAGGAGTGGCTGCGGGCCACGCGCAAGGTGGCGAGGAAGTAG
- a CDS encoding GNAT family N-acetyltransferase, whose amino-acid sequence MTGVLTADRPRKPAAPRRYTVTLARDEDDVRDAQRLRHQVFAGEMGALLASPQPGYDIDPFDAYCDHLLVREENTGQVVGTYRLLPPERAAVAGRLYAESEFDLAALDPIRPGLVEVGRSCVHPDHRDGAVIGLVWAGIARYMTDRGHAWLAGCCSLPLADGGALAAATWDRVRNRHLAPEEYRVRPLLPWIPRTAPAAAPPVARSGLPALLRGYLRLGAWVCGEPAHDVDFGVADLYVLLPMNRIDPRYLRHFLSLAPAR is encoded by the coding sequence ATGACCGGCGTACTGACCGCAGACCGCCCCCGAAAGCCCGCCGCGCCCCGCCGCTACACCGTCACCCTCGCCCGCGACGAGGACGACGTACGGGACGCGCAGCGGCTGCGCCACCAGGTCTTCGCCGGGGAGATGGGCGCGCTGCTGGCGAGCCCGCAACCCGGGTACGACATCGACCCCTTCGACGCGTACTGCGACCACCTGCTCGTGCGCGAGGAGAACACCGGGCAGGTCGTCGGGACCTACCGGCTGCTGCCGCCCGAGCGCGCGGCGGTCGCCGGGCGGCTGTACGCGGAGAGCGAGTTCGACCTCGCGGCACTCGACCCGATCCGGCCCGGCCTGGTCGAGGTCGGCCGCTCCTGCGTGCACCCCGACCACCGCGACGGCGCCGTCATCGGGCTCGTCTGGGCCGGCATCGCCCGCTACATGACCGACCGCGGCCACGCCTGGCTGGCGGGCTGCTGCTCTCTCCCGCTCGCCGACGGCGGGGCCCTCGCGGCCGCCACCTGGGACCGGGTGCGAAACCGGCACCTGGCGCCCGAGGAGTACCGGGTACGGCCCCTGCTGCCGTGGATCCCGCGCACCGCGCCGGCCGCCGCGCCGCCCGTCGCCCGCAGCGGGCTGCCCGCGCTGCTGCGCGGCTACCTCAGGCTCGGCGCCTGGGTCTGCGGGGAGCCCGCGCACGACGTGGACTTCGGCGTCGCGGACCTGTACGTGCTGCTGCCGATGAACCGGATCGACCCGCGCTACCTGCGGCACTTCCTCTCCCTGGCCCCGGCCCGGTGA
- a CDS encoding lysophospholipid acyltransferase family protein — MSGWLPAAPCTPARCVEPVGDAVAAARAVLRLTAVAVLLLAGIAVVLAPLGRRRVPDALVRRWCRWIVRAAGVRVRVTGAAVPEGGLLLVANHVSWLDVPLLAAVRPARTLAKSEIRRWPVAGALAARGGALFIERDRLRALPDTVAAIARILRAGAAVTAFPEGSTWCGRAAGPFRRAVFQAALDAGAPVQPVRIRYRAGQRAVSTAPAFVGADTLPASLWRVASARGLTAEVEVRPVVRAGPHRDRRALAGAAERAAHGRPHTAHGHQGKAPSKSMCAL; from the coding sequence GTGAGCGGCTGGCTGCCCGCCGCGCCCTGCACCCCCGCACGGTGTGTGGAGCCGGTCGGGGACGCGGTGGCCGCAGCGCGCGCCGTGCTGCGGCTGACGGCGGTAGCCGTGCTCCTCCTGGCCGGGATCGCGGTCGTGCTGGCGCCGCTCGGCCGCCGGAGGGTCCCCGACGCCCTGGTGCGTCGCTGGTGCCGCTGGATCGTCCGGGCCGCGGGCGTCCGGGTCCGGGTCACCGGCGCCGCGGTGCCCGAGGGCGGGCTGCTCCTCGTCGCCAACCACGTCTCCTGGCTGGACGTCCCGCTGCTCGCCGCCGTACGTCCCGCCAGGACGCTGGCCAAGAGCGAGATCCGGCGCTGGCCGGTCGCGGGGGCGCTCGCCGCCCGAGGCGGTGCGCTGTTCATCGAACGGGACCGGCTGCGGGCCCTGCCGGACACGGTCGCCGCGATCGCCCGGATCCTGCGCGCGGGCGCCGCGGTCACCGCCTTCCCCGAGGGCAGCACCTGGTGCGGACGCGCCGCAGGCCCCTTCCGCCGTGCCGTGTTCCAGGCCGCCCTGGACGCCGGGGCACCGGTCCAGCCGGTCCGCATCCGCTACCGCGCCGGGCAACGGGCGGTGAGCACGGCCCCCGCGTTCGTCGGCGCGGACACCCTGCCCGCCTCCCTGTGGCGGGTGGCGTCGGCGCGCGGCCTGACCGCCGAGGTGGAGGTGCGCCCGGTCGTACGGGCCGGCCCGCACCGGGACCGGCGGGCCCTCGCCGGGGCCGCCGAACGCGCGGCCCACGGCCGCCCGCACACGGCCCACGGCCACCAGGGGAAAGCACCTTCGAAAAGTATGTGCGCTTTGTGA
- a CDS encoding PRC and DUF2382 domain-containing protein — MITREEIANVLDQPVYDGDGNKIGDAKHVFFDDMTGRPEWVSVKTGMFGANESFVPIRDAALVQDHLEVPYAKDQVKGAPNVDVDAGGHLSETEEHRLYDYYGINWDSVLSEAERTDDGRWAAGPGTAGAAGAAGAAGAAGAAGTAGTTGEAGVGGTAPTAGGRTGRQDAMDREAMRGDEAMTRSEEQMHVAVERQESGRARLHKYVVTEEVQQTVPVTHEEVRVVREPITEANRDEALAGPEISEAEHEVTLHAERPVVETETVPVERVRMTTEEHTENETVRGQVRKERIEAETESFTEGETGRGDKRRGGT, encoded by the coding sequence ATGATCACCCGTGAAGAGATCGCCAACGTCCTGGACCAACCGGTCTACGACGGGGACGGCAACAAGATCGGCGACGCCAAGCACGTCTTCTTCGACGACATGACCGGGCGCCCCGAGTGGGTGAGTGTCAAGACGGGCATGTTCGGTGCGAACGAGTCCTTCGTGCCCATCCGCGACGCCGCGCTGGTACAGGACCATCTCGAGGTTCCCTACGCCAAGGACCAGGTCAAGGGCGCGCCCAATGTCGACGTCGACGCGGGCGGCCATCTGTCGGAGACCGAGGAGCACCGGCTCTACGACTACTACGGCATCAACTGGGACAGTGTGCTCTCCGAGGCCGAGCGCACCGACGACGGCCGCTGGGCCGCCGGACCCGGCACGGCGGGCGCCGCCGGAGCCGCCGGGGCAGCCGGAGCGGCGGGCGCGGCCGGGACGGCCGGCACGACCGGTGAGGCCGGCGTCGGGGGCACGGCCCCCACGGCGGGCGGCAGGACCGGCCGTCAGGACGCCATGGACCGCGAGGCCATGCGCGGCGACGAGGCCATGACCCGCTCCGAGGAGCAGATGCACGTCGCCGTCGAACGCCAGGAGTCGGGCCGGGCCAGGCTGCACAAGTACGTGGTCACGGAGGAAGTGCAGCAGACCGTGCCGGTGACCCACGAGGAAGTGCGGGTGGTGCGCGAGCCCATCACGGAGGCCAACCGCGACGAGGCACTGGCCGGACCGGAGATCAGCGAGGCCGAGCACGAGGTCACGCTGCACGCGGAACGCCCCGTCGTCGAGACCGAGACGGTGCCGGTGGAACGGGTCCGGATGACCACCGAGGAGCACACGGAGAACGAGACAGTGCGCGGCCAGGTCCGCAAGGAGCGCATCGAGGCCGAGACCGAGTCCTTCACCGAGGGCGAGACCGGTCGCGGCGACAAGCGGCGGGGCGGCACGTGA